From a single Fusobacterium pseudoperiodonticum genomic region:
- the uvrC gene encoding excinuclease ABC subunit UvrC: MDIGKLNIPESSGVYLMKKNNKVIYVGKAKNLKNRVSSYFNRVHENEKTNELVKNIEDIEFFLTNTEIDALLLENNLIKKYSPKYNILLKDEKTYPFIKISKEDFPSIKIVRTTKALDIKTGEYFGPYPYGAWRLKAVLMKLFKIRDCNRDMKKKSQRPCLKYYMKSCTGPCVYKDIKEDYNNDIESLKQVLRGNSSKLISELSILMNKSAEEMDFEKSIIYREQIKELKNIANSQIIQYERELDEDIFVFKTILDKAFICVLNMRDGKILGKTSTSLDLKNKITDNVFEAIFMSYYSKHILPKSLVLDAEYENKLAVVVEALTLEDSKKKEFHFPKIKSRRKDLLEMAYKNLERDIETYFSKKDTIEKGIKDLHDILNLKRFPRRIECFDISNIQGKDAVASMSVSIEGRAAKKEYRKFKIRCKDTPDDFSMMREVIERRYSKLADKDFPDVILIDGGLGQINSAGEVLKKLGKIHLSELLSLAKRDEEIYKYGESVPYSLSKDMEALKIFQRVRDEAHRFGITYHRKLRSKRIISSELDRIEGIGEVRRKKLLTKFGSVSAIKKASIEELKEIVPEKVALEIKNHIK, from the coding sequence TTGGACATTGGTAAACTTAATATTCCAGAATCATCTGGAGTATATTTGATGAAAAAAAATAATAAGGTCATCTATGTGGGAAAGGCTAAAAACTTAAAAAATAGAGTTAGCTCGTATTTTAATAGAGTTCATGAAAATGAAAAAACTAATGAACTTGTTAAAAATATTGAAGATATTGAATTCTTTCTTACAAACACAGAAATAGATGCCTTACTATTAGAAAATAATTTAATAAAAAAATATTCACCAAAATATAATATACTTTTAAAAGATGAAAAAACTTATCCTTTTATTAAAATAAGTAAGGAAGATTTTCCTAGTATTAAAATTGTTAGAACAACAAAGGCATTAGATATAAAAACAGGTGAATACTTTGGACCCTATCCTTATGGAGCTTGGAGACTTAAAGCTGTTCTTATGAAACTATTTAAAATAAGGGATTGTAATAGAGATATGAAAAAGAAATCTCAAAGACCTTGTTTAAAATACTATATGAAAAGTTGTACAGGTCCTTGTGTATATAAGGATATTAAAGAAGATTATAATAATGATATTGAAAGTTTAAAACAAGTATTGAGAGGTAATAGTTCAAAATTAATATCTGAATTAAGTATTCTTATGAATAAGTCAGCTGAAGAAATGGATTTTGAAAAGTCAATAATCTATAGAGAACAGATAAAGGAATTAAAAAATATCGCTAACTCGCAAATAATACAATATGAAAGAGAGCTTGATGAAGATATATTTGTGTTTAAAACAATTTTAGATAAGGCTTTTATCTGTGTTTTAAATATGAGAGATGGAAAAATTTTAGGAAAAACTTCGACTTCCTTAGATCTAAAAAATAAAATTACAGATAATGTTTTTGAAGCAATATTTATGTCTTATTACTCTAAACATATTTTACCTAAAAGCTTAGTTTTAGATGCCGAGTATGAAAATAAGTTAGCTGTTGTTGTTGAAGCATTAACACTTGAAGATTCTAAGAAAAAAGAATTTCATTTTCCTAAGATAAAAAGTAGAAGAAAAGACTTACTTGAAATGGCATATAAAAACTTAGAAAGAGATATAGAGACATATTTTTCTAAGAAAGATACTATTGAAAAGGGAATTAAAGATCTGCATGACATCTTAAATTTAAAAAGGTTTCCTAGAAGAATTGAATGTTTCGACATATCAAATATTCAAGGTAAAGATGCAGTTGCCTCTATGAGTGTCTCTATTGAGGGTAGAGCGGCTAAAAAGGAATATAGAAAATTTAAAATTAGATGTAAGGATACTCCTGATGACTTCTCTATGATGAGAGAAGTTATAGAAAGAAGATACTCTAAACTAGCTGATAAAGATTTTCCTGATGTTATATTAATTGATGGTGGTCTTGGACAAATTAATTCAGCTGGTGAAGTATTAAAAAAGTTAGGCAAAATTCACTTAAGCGAACTTTTAAGTTTAGCTAAAAGAGATGAAGAAATATATAAATATGGAGAATCTGTTCCGTATAGTTTAAGTAAGGATATGGAAGCTTTAAAAATATTTCAAAGAGTAAGAGATGAGGCACATAGGTTTGGAATAACCTACCATAGAAAATTGAGAAGTAAGAGAATAATTTCTTCTGAACTTGATAGAATTGAAGGTATTGGTGAAGTTAGAAGAAAAAAATTACTTACAAAATTTGGTTCTGTTTCTGCTATTAAAAAAGCAAGTATTGAAGAACTAAAAGAAATAGTTCCTGAAAAAGTTGCATTAGAAATAAAAAATCATATAAAATAA